One genomic window of Medicago truncatula cultivar Jemalong A17 chromosome 1, MtrunA17r5.0-ANR, whole genome shotgun sequence includes the following:
- the LOC25483919 gene encoding type-1 glutamine synthetase 1: MDLSELRKAVEEVEDVDDLENASFVRIIWVNFLGQHRCRAIPRKRFYDVVTKNGVAVPFGSMALTSILGKLAPDCGLGYVGEARLTPDLSTKRTIPWCKQDEMVLGDLNVKPGQAWEQCPREALRKVSKILKDEFDLVVNAGFENEFFLLKRETKEEWIEFDSSPYCCSSSFDDASPILREVTSALLSMGITVEQLHAESGKGQFEIVLGHTICSEAADNLVYTRETVRAIARKHGLLATFVPKYKLDDVGSGCHVHLSLWQNGQNVFMASDGSSKYGISTLGKEFMAGVLYHLPSIFPFLAPLAISYDRLQPTTWGSYLLWGNENRAAPLRASSPPGTPDGLVSNFELKLLDGIANPYLALAATIAAGIDGLRQHLPLPEPVDGNPNLENLQKLPKSLSESLEALHKADFLKEFIGDKLLTAIKGIGMAEVDQYSKNKDAYKQLIHRY, from the exons ATGGATTTGAGTGAGTTGAGAAAAGCTGTTGAGGAGGTTGAAGATGTCGATGACTTAGAGAATGCTTCATTTGTTCGTATAATTTGGGTTAACTTTTTAGGACAACATAGATGTCGT GCTATTCCTAGAAAGCGTTTCTATGATGTTGTTACGAAGAATGGGGTTGCTGTACCATTTGGGAGCATGGCATTGACTTCTATTTTGGGTAAACTTGCACCGGATTGTGGTTTAGGTTATGTTGGTGAAGCAAGATTAACACCTGATTTATCTACTAAAAGGACAATTCCTTG GTGCAAACAAGATGAAATGGTTTTAGGGGATCTCAACGTTAAACCTGGTCAAGCATGGGAACAATGCCCGAGAGAGGCCTTAAGAAAAGTTTCCAAAATTCTCAAAGATGAATTTGACTTG GTAGTGAATGCAGGATTTGAGAATGAGTTTTTTCTCTTGAAGAG gGAAACGAAAGAAGAATGGATAGAATTTGACTCGAGTCCTTACTGTTGCTCGTCATCATTTGATGATGCTTCTCCAATACTTCGTGAAGTTACTTCTGCTTTGCTTTCTATGGGTATTACAGTAGAACag TTACATGCAGAAAGTGGTAAAGGTCAATTTGAGATTGTTTTGGGACATACCATTTGTAGTGAAGCTGCAGACAACTTAGTTTACACACGTGAAACTGTTAGGGCAATTGCTAGAAAACATGGCTTGCTTGCAACATTTGTTCCAAA GTACAAATTAGATGATGTGGGTTCTGGATGTCATGTTCATCTAAGTTTGTGGCAGAATGGCCAAAATGTATTTATGGCATCTGATGGATCATCAAAGTATGGAATATCAACTTTGGGGAAAGAATTTATGGCTGGAGTTCTTTATCATCTTCCttctatttttccatttttagcTCCACTTGCTATCAG TTATGATCGGTTGCAGCCGACTACATGGGGTTCATACTTATTATGGGGAAACGAAAATAGGGCTGCTCCACTACGAGCTTCATCTCCGCCTGGAACTCCTGATGGTTTAGTGAGTAATTTTGAGTTAAAATTATTAGATGGTATTGCAAACCCATACTTAGCCTTAGCTGCTACAATTGCTGCTGGCATTGATGGTCTTCGTCAGCATCTTCCTCTTCCTGAACCTGTTG ATGGAAATCCAAATCTAGAAAATCTTCAGAAATTGCCAAAATCACTTTCGGAGTCTTTGGAAGCACTACATAAGGCTGACTTCCTTAAGGAATTTATTGGTGATAAGTTGCTGACTGCCATAAAAGGGATCGGAATG GCTGAAGTTGATCAATACTCGAAGAACAAGGATGCATACAAGCAACTCATACACCGTTATTGA